The DNA region CTCAAGAGAGCTTTTGAGATAAAAGTGACTACAATAATCATTTATACTGAATGAAAGCCTGCTTCTGTCTCAGAGTGAAAATACTTGTAAGATCATTTTGAGTCCCAGCTCATCAAACTTTCCTGATCCTGTccccctctctctatctctactGTGCTATCATAATAAAGGCAGAGACGCCAAAAAGaaatcttaaatttttttaaaataaagtcacaTTGCGAGATATAAAGCCAAAGTTGCAAGAAGTAGCAAATTCTGAGACACTAAgatataatcataattttttatataaagttgtagttgtgagatataaagtaacaTTTCTGAATTATAAATTAGCAATTGTGGGaattaaatcacaattttgagaaataacacattttgaaatataaagacaTATTGTGATTTGTAAGATCAGTTTTTTGATTTGTTAGattggttttttttaaattgtcagttGTTGGGATTTAAAGTCAAAGTTGTGGGGAATTAgagaattttttaaaagtttcaatTTTGACAAAGTTGCAGTTGCGACATATAAAGACACAtcgtgagaaataaagtcacaattaggAGAAAAAGTCATACATTCTGAGATATAAtgacatattttgaaaattaaaataattgtgagatcatttttttaaataaagtaacattGTGAGATATGAATATGGGAAATAAAGTACAGTAGCAATCTGAGATATAAAGACACATTGTGAGACAAAGCcacaattttgagatataaagttacaattttgACATGTGAAGTTGTAATTGTGATATATGAAGTCATAATTGTTATCTGAAGATGCAGTCATGAGATACAGTCGCAATATAGACACAGTGAGAAAAAAGCCACTATCAGAAAAATAacgttaatttttatttgtttgaataaatttttaaatatgacactgttatttgtgagatcattttttaaatagtcatactgtgagatataaagacaCAAATATGGGAAGTCAAAAATATGGGAAATAAAGTAGCAAATTTTGAGATATAAGGTCatgttgtgagatataaagtcgcagTTGTGCGctctgtgagaaataaagtcacaactatgagaaataaaagcatgaattttgAGATTGAGAAAGTTTGATGTGAGTAATAGACTGTTTTTCCCATCCTACTCCATCTCTAGAATATCTACACCTGTTCCTCACGGAGGTCATTAGCAATCTCTCTCCACTCCTCTGCTAGCAAGAAGGGTGGACTGGGAGGGTGGTACAGACACAAACATATTccatacttttttttcccttttgaagGAAGTTTTCCAAGCTACGTGATCTTCCGCCATTTTCTTCCTGGGTCACGCACACCAGAGACAAGCTAATGAATggggagagacagaaagagaaggagagggCTTTCTCCTTGTGTTTCCTGGAGTTTATTTAACCTGATTACACTTGAGATTTTTCTCACAAGTCAGCAATATTCATCAGAGCATTAGATGTCCTCCACCCACCGAGGGCCTCAATGGAAAAATGCCCTGATATGACCTGCTGTTCTGTTCACAGAACATTTTTACACGCACATGTTTATCTAGATATTTAATGGAAACATGCCATAGATgtctggtttatatatatatatatacactaaccAACATACTATAATGCTATGAAAACATATGTACCTCTTTTCCAGATTTAgctgttgttttgcattttgttagGTTTTTTGTATCAGATTTGACCTGGGGCACAACAATGGTTTCTGAACAGGTAGAATTGcgtttatcaaaataataaaaagcaattatttactaaattaatatgtatacattttgaaaaaaggcTATTCTTGACAAGAAACATACTAAAGGCATCAGACCCTAGATCCATGGTTATTACAGGTGGCATCCTCAAtatatgcatgcgtgtgtgtgtgtgtgtgtgtgtgtgtgtgtgtgtgtgtgtccatgtgtgtatacacacaggGTGGTACAGGCCATTGCCTGTGgccaaatcaaaataaaagctggTAGCAAGGGCTCTGCCCTTTGAGCACGGATGGTGTGTGAGCATGCAGAGACGTGACTGAACACATTCACAAGTTTCCTTTAGTTTTCTAACACAAACGTGCACACACCCCTCATTAACTGAGAAAACCTTTCAATATAGATGCACGATATCACTGCTTTCCGGCACCATGCAGACACGTAGGCTGCTCTGGGTTTTTATGTCTTTTTCAGgacactttaaaaaatacaatttagagGCAATCTACAGACAATTCTATATTTTGGAACTacttaaatgtactgtatataaaatgtatattttatttactcaCATGACTTTACATGGCCTAGAAATCACATTTTTGGTTTGTTAGCGTCCATTTTTTAAGGTCTGAAAGATTGTGATAAAGAGATTTGCCCTAAAGACCAGAGAGGACTCAATAGAGATCACGTGTCCATCACTTCAGCTGCTGTTTTGATTCATGTGAAACATTCTGGAGCACAGAACGGCTTTTGCAGgaattaaatgtgtatgtgtgagttaTGTGTGCTACAGAATGTGTCAGATAGTCACTTCCCACACTGTGATAAAACTCACACTCTGATAATTCTTGGAAACAGCACATTAATCCATACACCCAGCTGTGGGAAGCTAACACAAGAGTCTGCCAACCTAACAGCAATATTTGCACACATATGTTGTTCTGATAGGATATAAAtccgctctagcggttaataaacagaactgcacgcatcccgcggaagaacattctaaccggagctgcTACTTTAAGTtcatgtctatggcgattcacacaggtatgtgttactccgcagcggtgacgacccgaacaggctacaatagtccaaatataatcacttattataaatgtaccgtagtgatttgggataagacaaaaaggcggtttggtagatgaatttatgacGTACTCGTTTATCATATACATTtagcaaattttgaacacagaaaaagttacatagtgtctCAAGACAGCAAAATGAGATTTAATGAAGgggaaattaagtttttaaagtttCACAGACAGCGTTCATTACTTTTCCACTATGAgtggcatttaaaaataaaacaaatgaatgatctatttattcattcagaaaataaaaaagtaaaaaaaatacatgtaaaatgttaaattgtttaTTCTATAAAATTTAATgtgacaataaaaatatatataatttcaaatggttttattatatgtgaccctggaccacagaaccatccataagggtcttttttttaattgggatTTTCTACatcatttgaaagctgaataaacaagctttccattaatgtatggtttgttaggaaagatctaaatattagaaaatcaaaacattgagaaaatcgcctttaaatttgtccaaatgttttccaaatgaagtccttagcaatgtatattactaatcaaaaatttaaatttgtccAGATGTTTTCAGGATgtgttcattatatatttatgttacttattatataattaatatcctaatgatttttggcataaaaaaaatctataattttgacccatacaatgtattgttggttatttctacaaatatacctgtgctacttatgactgatttatatatgtgtatttatatatatattatatgtatatatatatcatagtatatatatatatatatatatatatatatatatgtatatatatatgtatatatatatatatatatatatatatatatatgtggtatatatatatatatatatatatatatatatatatatatgtatatatatatatatatatatatatatatatatatgtatatatatatatatgtgtttatatatatatatatatatatatatatatgtatatatatatatatatttttttttttttttttttttatacagtattttaaagtaCCACTCCAAGATATCAAAATCTGCAATCAAAACTCACAGATTTTTATCAAATTCGTCCAAAACCGAATTACGGAAGCTAAGATCTGCCCCTCCATTTAACAGCAAtgaattttcatattaaaaatgaactaatttgcatctttttttaggaaatttaggaaaaacaaagtttttttaattaatttaaaaaaaaatataatattcatatttaattaagaTATATCTGATTTTAGGATATGTCTTAAAATGAAATACGCTAAAGAATATGTCAGTTTAAGACCACCGAGATGATTCACCCACATTCAATCACCAAAATCAGTATGGAGCACTTAGATTTTCTCTTGGACTTTATTCCCAATCATATCAAGTCTGATTGCTTCCTCTATATAATTTGTATACATATTTGAAATGACGCATGAAGCACACTGTGACTCATATATTGCTTCGTTCAGTGTCAGTGTTTGATGGTGATGGACTTCACCTCAGTGAAGAAGTGGTACGAGTCTTTTCCCCCCTCTCGACCAATGCCCGAGTTTTTCATGCCACCGAACGGGAGGTTTAAATCTCTGACCAGCCAGCAGTTGGTCCACACCAACCCAGCCTGCAGTTTCCTAGCAACCCTGTGCACGCGCCCCACATCTCGGGACCATACTGTGGCGGATAAACCGTAGCGGACATCGTTGGCCCGTGATAtcacttcctcttcctcatcGAAGGGTGTCACACAGGTTACAGGACCAAAAATCTCTTCCTGCATCAATGCGGAGGAGTCTTTCACTCCAGAGATGATAGTGGGCAACATGAAATAGCCGCTCGCATTTGGTTGTGGAAGGATAAGTTTGTCCACACCCTCCCCACAATGCACCTGGGCACCTTCTTCCAGCGCCAAAGCAACATAACCTTTAACCTGTAGGAGTTAGCaggcaatttaaatgttttacgtGTCTATCTATTTGTAAACATAGTAATTTCATTTTATACGAAGATATTTTTCATATATCCACTTTCTAATCCGACATTGCCTGACACTTAACACTGAAAACGCAGTTTGTTTTATCAATAGAAACACATCTGTGATTATCATCAGACCTTCTGTAGATGCTCTTTGCTGATGAGTGCTCCATTGTCATTGGAGGGGTCAGAGGGCACTCCAGTTTTCCACTGACGAGCCGCCTCCACGAAACGAGCAAGGAATTCTGGGTAAATGCTGCGCTCAACAAAGATTCTGCTGGTGCACAGACAGATCTCTCcctgagagagaagagaaaaagatgCAAATAAGTTCTTAAGTAAATCTCACAATTATCACTGGGTTGTGTAAACTAATTATATACAGACACTGTAAATATTAGCACAGagatgatgtgtttgtgtgtgagtgatgtgaAGGCCtaagtgagagaaaaagagaaagaaagagaaagcgtGAGAGAACAATGTACAGTGCTGTATTAATTTATGTGTTCTGAGCACCACAGTGTGGCAGAAAACTGAACTACATGGTGTCATCCCATTAAAAAGAAAGGTTTGagacagtataatataataatataatttcaatgtTAACCCAATATGTTGTTTAATTCTGCTAATGTAGTCAGGTTATCAtctgtgttgttactgttaactaaaattgaatcatatttaagattattttccctattaaaaaaaaacagaaatgaactttttttctaactgaaataaaagtgaattactaaaattactgaaactaaaaaataaattaaagctaaacagcattattaaaaaaaaagaaagttaatttaaaatatactataatactatataaataatactacaataactgattattatatattatattttactaagAAGTCGCATTTTAATAGTATGGCAGTATGCAATTCTGCACAAAGCTAGTCTTAAAAAGAGAAACCTGCAGGATTTGATTGAGCTCAGTAATACACTGTAGTACATTTCTGCACTATATGAAAATGCAATCTGATTGGTTAAGCTCTGAATGGGCTAACCTGATTGGAGAAGCTGGATCGTACAGTAGTGCTGATGCACTGCTCCATGTCAGCATCAGCAAATATAATAGCCGGGTTTTTCCCGCCAAGCTCCAGTGAAAGCTTCTTACAGTACGGTGCACTGTGCTCTGTTATCAGTCTTGCTGTAGCTGTGCTCCCCGTAAATGAGATCAACGGCACGTCAGGGTGGGACACCAGTGCATCCCCGGCTCGTGGGCCCGTACCAAAGACAATGTTGATCACTCCAGGTGGAAAGCCTAGAAAAAGCATACACGGATAATACAGAAACATTCATTCAATTCggaggctatccaagatgtagatgagtttgtttcttgatgaGAACAGACTTGGacaaatttagctttttatcacttgctcaccaatggattcactgcagtgaatgggtgccgtcagtccaaacatcacaataatccaagaactccagtacatcaattaatgtcttgtgaaatgaaaatcagcatgtttgtaataaacaaatcagtCTTTTGGaatattctgatgtttttaatcagattttcagactctcgttctgatggcaccaattcactgcaaaggatccaggGGTGAACAAGTGATAGaaaactaaatttctccaaatctgacctgatatagaaacaaactcatcaacatcttgtcAATTTTGAACTATTCATTTTTCAAATctgacataaaacacacaaatccCCCACCAGCTTCCTCCAATAGCTGACACATCATCCAGGCAGTGACGGAGGTCATTTCACTGGGTTTCGCCACCACAGTATTGCCTGCAGCAACAGCCGGGGCAATCTTCCAGGTCAGGAGGTACAAAGGCAGGTTCCATGGGCTTATGAGACCAGCTATAGACAGAGAATTTAACACAGATAGACCATATGAAAGGGAGTAATGCACTAATGAGAATAATAGTATAGTATGTATAGACAGACACATACCCACTCCTACAGGAGAGCGTACTGTGTAGTTGAGACAGCCCATGTGATCCATCTGACTGCAGTCATTAGTGTGATGCAGGACAGATGAAGCAAAAAAACGGAAGTTGTACGCTGATCGTGGAATGTCCACATTGCGGGCAAAAGTTATAGTCTTCCCTGGAGAAAAAGAAGCGGAACGGAGTCCATTTAATGCTTTAAGAGACCTCCgaaacaaaatgaatgaaagtgaatgaaaatGTTCAGTGACAGAAAGTACAAAGTAATACTGACaaatctatctttctatctatctagttctaaattaaaaaaaaaaaaatgctaaaaagtttaaatttaagcTAAAGTCAGATAGACAAGAGCTAGAtgacgaaataaaataaaagctattataaaatattaataagacaCTATAGTAGTATATCAATTCTATTAAATAACACTCATATGTGTGGCCATTCAGGTTACATATAAGCCACTGAAAAACACCAGATCTGTTGACCacaagaaaagtacattgctGACTCATTTAAATTCTGTCTACCTTTGGTCTATGGTGCATTAGTAAGTCCTTTGAACGTATTAAGTGTAAGCTGATTAGTTTGTGCTGTATTACAGTGCAGTTTCTAGTGTTTTACCCTGGTCTTTAGACTCAGCCTGGACAAACTCCTCCAGTCGAGCCTCTATCAGATCTGCTAGTTTATTCAGTACTTTGGATCTCTCTGCTGGACTCTTTGTGGACCAATCAGGAAAGGCCTCTTTGGCTGCCCTCACTGCAGCATCCACCTATAAGCAGTGGGAAAAGGGTTAACTCATGTGAATTGGGTATATCTTCCTTTACACAGGCATTGGCCCATTTTAGGATATGATAGTGTTATGTAATGCCattatttaagtattaaaacTCTTTATTAAGTGCATAAAAATGGACTATACtgactataaaatatattaagtgaATCTATAGTATAATACAGAACAAAACAGTAATGGACTGTACATTCTACATCTAAACTATTTTCTGTTCCACTGACCCAGACAAGTTCTTCTGGTGTGAGCTATAATAGTTACTAATTAAACACTGGACCTTGAGCGTTGCCCACCTGATTATGACCAGTGTTTACTGTGAGAAGTATATGAGACCAAAGGTACATCACACTGACTCAGTATCATTACTCTTGCCTTCCTTGGAATTTGTGTCTTTAGCCAAATAATCTTCTAACTAGTTACATATTATTAAAGGTGAAACtacaatgattttttaattttttttttacactagaaacaaatgaaaatgtttaactagtaaaaaaacacattcagacaAATGGACAAGACAGTATATCTAAAGCGACACAGAAGATAATTGATAATGCAAAACTGACATCTTCAAATATTAGAAAGAAATTGAGAATAATAAGAAAGAGATCAAGAAAAATCTTACCTCCTGAGGTCCACTGTCTGGAACTTTGCAATAAACCTCTCCAGTCGATGGGTTGAAAGAGTCAATTAGCTTGGAACATGGTACAAACTTCCCACCAATATAGTTTTCCAGCACAAGGTATTTGTCTTTTGACATTGtagaaaaatttgattaaaaatcagttttgcagACGAAAGAAAAACCTGAAATGTTTGCGCACCAGTCAGTACACGGTTACATATGAGCTTTCACCGGACTCTTttgcaatctgtttactcaagtAAATGAGAGGTTGCATAGTAAACTAAATGGCTCCTCCAGTAGATATGACACTCATTAATTAGAGCACAAGTTTGGCATACCTTGCTGGAGGTTTTGAGATATTATTCACATTCCCTTTGAAAAGGGAATTGATGTCTTGAGTTGGATATTAAACACTGCTATTGATGGCTGAccaatacatttacaataaattttaccaaataaatcaattcaaaactaaataaactatagAAGACTAATCCTCAACACATTTAAAGGGATTATTAGAGACAAACGTGTTTATAATATACTGAAATGCCCATTTGGGAAACTGGAGTGGGTGCTTTTATCCTGTAGTGTGCACAGAAATAGCACCCAATGCTGATAAGGTATTTGAGGAACACGTTTTGAGGAAGCTCATTCTGGAAGGAAATGAAAAGCAAAATATGTACAGGTGTGGAGGAGGCTGATAAATGTGTCACAGTATTAAGAGGTTACACTGGGACTGTCTGTGTTGCTGTGTTTCTGAGTGCAGAACTTCATGCCTGAAACTAGAAGAGTAAAGTTTGTGGTCAAACTttaaagttggcttgaaaaagccaggCCATAAAGGTTGAAAACACTGTAATAGCTTTAAGTAGTTCTGCAgtttaaagttttaatgttttgaaggcaatgtgatagatagatagatagatagatagatagatagatagatagatagatagatagatagatagatagatagatagaaaagtctttgtatgtattttttattaatgcactaCAGTATGCTGATGTCTAGCCAGTTGgcagttgctagcatgtttctagcaagtttaacatgttgctagcatgtttctagcaagtCAATAGCATGGTTAACGTTACTATAATgattctagcattattagcatattactagcatggTTAACAAGTTAACATCATGATTCTAGAATTATTTACGTTACTAgcgtgttgctagcatgtttttaacatggtTAACATGTTACTACcatgttgttaacattttattagcatgattagccaGTTATAAGCATGTTGTTAatatgataagcaagttactagcatattataacatgattagcatgttactagcatggtgttaacattttgttagcatgattaacaagttactaccacatttttagcatgtttatatcatgttacGCACGTTGCTAGCATGCTGTTAACATGATTGGCAAGTTacaagcatgtttctagcatgttgctatcatggTTAACGTTACTATAATGATTCTAGCATTATTAACATgtctttgtatgtattttttattaatgcactaCAGTATGCTGATGTCTAGCCAGTtgctagcatgttactagcatgttgctagcatgactaggaAGTCAATAGCATGGTTAACGTTACTATAACgattctagcattattagcatgttactagcatgattctagcatgattagcaaggtactagcatattactagcatggTTAAGAAGTTAACATCATGATTCTAGAATTATTAATGTTActgtgttgctagcatgtttctagcatgtttagcatgttattagccagttactagcatgttgctagcatgattagcatgctactagcttgattctagcattattagcacgTTACTTGCATGGTGTTCTCATTTGGTTAGGATGATTAACAAGTTAGCAAGGGATgagttatgaatgaatgaaacgccTTTGTCCATGTTCCCCCCTTCTAGAATCACACTCACAGAAAATGACTGAGAAGCAGTGTCTCTTCCGCGCCTACGCGttcaactgtttttttgttgttgtttttttggacacAGTATGACATtcacgttacatgatttgactgatttttatgtagaaagggaaattcaaaaacaaaactaaaattaaatcatctttgagagcaagggggcaCCCTGGTGTTTCGGGGCCCCTACGCAGCTTGTATACtttgcgtatagggaggatcggctctgTCACCACAAGTCCACGAATGTTGAGAAAAGTCACTGGTAAGGCATGTGATGGTTTATATTTACACAGGCTAACAATGTTTCACCTTTGGTTccttaaaatatctatatataaaatgatctcaaactgAACTCTTTTATGTTACTGTATTATGAATAGTAAACGTATCTACAAAAATTTACGTTTGTCAGTAGCCTAGTTGTTCAAAATACTGTGgcttttccagtaacaagctaCTTTTTCCATAAAGTATTGGAGTAGCACGACGAAATAACTTCGTAGGAGGAAATTACGCAAACGCCAGACTCGAAATTCGGGTGAAGTGGTTAGTTAaatgaactgattaaaaaaaaaaagattcaatccCTTTACAAAACTTCCTGTGCGgattttcaggtctttttataGTGAGATATTCAGTAACATGCTGATATTCATTGTTATGTTTTCGACTTATGCAATTATTTGTATACAGTACAGTTATACAACTTATAATACATTctagtttttgttaaaaactagTTTTTCTAcaagaaaattgttttaaattatatcattaaaaagatAGCAATGACAAAACATTTAGCTACAGAAATTTACTGACTTAAATTATGAGTAAATAGATTGAAAATTAAGTGACTTAATTTAGGCTAATAGCAACCAGGTCTCCAATAGAAACAGCGGACATGTGATAAAAGTTTTAAGAGATCTTAAATCACATCGAAGAGAGACAGGCCACACTTAAACCAAGATGGCTGGTGGCTGTCTGCCATCTTCTTACTTTGCAGAAGATGGTACTGCTGGCAGAAATCCAATCACACTTAATTTCACACACTCTACATCTGACTCAGGTTCTCAATGCAACACTAGGCCTCAATTTCAATTTCATGAGATAACTCCTCTTCACTGAGAGACCAATGAAGAGTCTCTCGAGGCATATTTGTCAGTTTGAAGTTTAGAGTGAGATATTACACCAATTCAGAACAGGGAAC from Cyprinus carpio isolate SPL01 chromosome B23, ASM1834038v1, whole genome shotgun sequence includes:
- the LOC122141863 gene encoding 2-aminomuconic semialdehyde dehydrogenase; the encoded protein is MSKDKYLVLENYIGGKFVPCSKLIDSFNPSTGEVYCKVPDSGPQEVDAAVRAAKEAFPDWSTKSPAERSKVLNKLADLIEARLEEFVQAESKDQGKTITFARNVDIPRSAYNFRFFASSVLHHTNDCSQMDHMGCLNYTVRSPVGVAGLISPWNLPLYLLTWKIAPAVAAGNTVVAKPSEMTSVTAWMMCQLLEEAGFPPGVINIVFGTGPRAGDALVSHPDVPLISFTGSTATARLITEHSAPYCKKLSLELGGKNPAIIFADADMEQCISTTVRSSFSNQGEICLCTSRIFVERSIYPEFLARFVEAARQWKTGVPSDPSNDNGALISKEHLQKVKGYVALALEEGAQVHCGEGVDKLILPQPNASGYFMLPTIISGVKDSSALMQEEIFGPVTCVTPFDEEEEVISRANDVRYGLSATVWSRDVGRVHRVARKLQAGLVWTNCWLVRDLNLPFGGMKNSGIGREGGKDSYHFFTEVKSITIKH